Proteins encoded in a region of the Veillonella parvula genome:
- the folE gene encoding GTP cyclohydrolase I FolE has protein sequence MDTKKIESLIYQLLEALGEDPNRDGLLETPKRVAQMMEEVYEGIQYTNAEIAEMYGKTFAVDTNQMVVVKDITCFSHCEHHMALMYDMSISIGYIPKGRVIGLSKIPRIAEMCCKRLQLQEKIGEDIAEVISLATGSDDVIVHITSSHSCMSARGIKSTDSQTTTLTTKGVFNEDHMIHRFMLMKQS, from the coding sequence ATGGATACAAAAAAAATAGAATCGCTTATATATCAGTTGTTAGAAGCATTAGGTGAGGATCCTAATCGGGACGGTTTGTTAGAAACACCGAAACGGGTGGCTCAAATGATGGAAGAGGTATATGAAGGCATTCAGTATACAAACGCTGAGATTGCAGAAATGTATGGTAAGACCTTCGCTGTAGATACAAATCAAATGGTAGTAGTAAAGGATATTACTTGCTTCTCTCATTGTGAACATCATATGGCATTGATGTATGATATGAGTATCAGTATTGGGTACATTCCAAAAGGTCGTGTCATAGGTTTATCTAAGATTCCCCGCATAGCTGAAATGTGCTGCAAGCGTTTACAACTACAAGAAAAAATTGGTGAAGATATTGCGGAAGTAATTTCCTTAGCGACAGGGTCTGATGATGTTATTGTGCACATTACATCGTCTCACAGCTGCATGAGTGCACGAGGTATTAAATCTACAGATAGCCAAACGACTACACTAACTACTAAAGGCGTATTTAACGAAGATCATATGATTCACCGTTTTATGCTAATGAAACAGTCTTAA